From Haliotis asinina isolate JCU_RB_2024 chromosome 8, JCU_Hal_asi_v2, whole genome shotgun sequence, a single genomic window includes:
- the LOC137294459 gene encoding uncharacterized protein gives MTRLSPEERERAIGMLQLGATAGDVSRTFHRSVVTVRNLRRRCQQTDQTSDRPRTGRPRVTTAQEDRHLRLLQLRNRFLTVTSSAATALGYPVGRRTVTRRLRAHGIRAKQILYI, from the coding sequence ATGACAAGGTTAAGTccagaggagagagagagggccATCGGAATGCTGCAGCTGGGCGCCACTGCGGGTGACGTTTCAAGAACGTTCCACCGTTCTGTCGTTACCGTCAGGAACCTTCGTCGGCGTTGTCAACAGACTGACCAGACTTCAGACAGACCCAGAACAGGCAGGCCAAGGGTGACAACTGCGCAGGAAGATCGCCACCTGAGGCTATTGCAACTGAGAAACCGCTTCCtgacggtgacgtcatcagcggCAACGGCTCTTGGTTACCCAGTCGGTCGACGGACGGTAACAAGAAGACTACGTGCACATGGTATCAGGGCCAAGCAGATTCTGTATA